In Salvia miltiorrhiza mitochondrion, complete genome, the following are encoded in one genomic region:
- the orf151 gene encoding hypothetical protein: MESIYSKQGRKDLWSLFPSSKNNELRTPSYFPSGYELINQKTPQIPRLISRTPKQLDRRAGFPFISPKEGRRAKTKEHLSDSIPRSYLERQPYFRFLAHPKEGHQSCYFYIVTGGLLKIGPFKTRFDPSIDDLSQGVENDIHIRLESTIHL; encoded by the coding sequence ATGGAATCTATCTATTCCAAACAAGGAAGAAAAGACCTTTGGTCTCTCTTTCCCTCCTCAAAGAACAACGAACTCAGAACTCCTAGCTACTTTCCTTCGGGTTATGAGCTAATAAATCAAAAGACGCCTCAGATTCCAAGATTGATTAGTAGGACTCCAAAACAGCTAGATAGAAGAGCGGGGTTTCCATTCATCTCTCCTAAAGAAGGAAGAAGAGCTAAGACAAAAGAACACCTTTCGGATTCAATTCCCAGATCTTACTTGGAAAGACAGCCTTACTTCCGCTTTTTAGCTCATCCGAAAGAGGGACACCAAAGCTGCTATTTCTATATAGTTACAGGTGGCTTATTGAAAATAGGACCTTTTAAGACACGGTTCGATCCTTCGATAGACGATCTATCGCAAGGGGTTGAAAACGACATACATATAAGGCTCGAGAGTACCATCCATCTTTAG
- the orf120 gene encoding hypothetical protein: MIGGIDDVVAAYLTRDDSQAPAFNMPQPGLQQAAPKPLVLGPSTSGFPSTILEEGEREAEAEFLVFALCPVLCRCSVVPCLFALVLGTCLGHWTWINGICLWTWSPCLPNKISTYRTYRG, encoded by the coding sequence ATGATAGGAGGAATAGACGACGTTGTGGCGGCTTATCTGACGAGAGACGATTCACAGGCACCGGCTTTCAATATGCCCCAGCCTGGACTTCAACAAGCGGCACCTAAACCTCTTGTTCTGGGCCCTAGTACTAGTGGCTTTCCCAGCACCATTTTAGAGGAGGGGGAAAGGGAAGCCGAAGCCGAGTTCCTTGTCTTTGCCCTTTGTCCTGTCCTTTGCCGTTGTTCTGTTGTTCCTTGTCTCTTTGCCCTGGTACTTGGTACTTGTCTCGGGCATTGGACCTGGATAAACGGTATTTGTCTTTGGACTTGGAGTCCGTGTCTCCCAAACAAGATCAGTACATATAGAACATACCGAGGTTAG
- the orf130 gene encoding hypothetical protein, with protein sequence MEYVDVPLYATIGDLKIAVQNAFRDTYCVLETLRVTEILELEGVEDEEVLFGFVESGMELRVKGCGLDLEVKLKTLLNYQNFKERKPPVVASERRRHLAARKRTIDLYHATSSSKSHTTASCAAFLLLLL encoded by the coding sequence ATGGAGTATGTAGATGTTCCTCTCTATGCTACAATCGGTGATCTGAAGATAGCAGTGCAGAATGCATTTCGTGACACCTACTGTGTGCTGGAGACGTTGCGAGTGACTGAGATTTTAGAGCTGGAAGGAGTGGAAGATGAGGAAGTTCTATTTGGCTTCGTTGAGTCAGGTATGGAGCTCCGTGTGAAGGGCTGTGGATTGGATCTGGAAGTTAAATTGAAGACCTTACTTAACTACCAGAACTTTAAGGAAAGAAAGCCACCCGTAGTTGCATCAGAAAGAAGAAGACATCTAGCAGCTAGGAAGAGGACGATTGATTTGTATCATGCCACTAGCTCAAGCAAGTCCCACACCACAGCTTCATGTGCAGCCTTTCTCTTATTATTATTATAA
- the orf128a gene encoding hypothetical protein — translation MTRQEARDAARLHIGDTGLIDHVLKAMNNVIIGNYIVWRSVNRSTKVLEYTIQDFKGDKQVYHSKVKEPIWTCSIGPGRSVYDDLVYLYRNVLLDYPESPSVEFVAQMILHSKHFVKEQLLEMRIMSL, via the coding sequence ATGACCAGGCAGGAGGCCCGTGATGCAGCACGCCTCCATATTGGTGATACAGGATTGATAGATCATGTCCTCAAAGCGATGAATAATGTAATAATTGGGAATTACATTGTTTGGCGTTCAGTGAACAGATCGACTAAGGTTCTGGAGTATACTATTCAAGATTTCAAGGGTGACAAACAGGTTTACCACTCAAAAGTGAAAGAGCCAATTTGGACATGTAGTATTGGTCCTGGAAGAAGTGTTTACGATGATCTCGTCTATCTGTATAGAAATGTTTTGCTGGACTATCCGGAGTCTCCATCGGTGGAATTCGTTGCTCAAATGATTCTTCATAGTAAGCATTTTGTGAAGGAGCAGCTTTTAGAGATGAGGATCATGAGTCTCTAA
- the orf178b gene encoding hypothetical protein gives MDLRLLYGVAYRHSWFGKWGYRFCHGSFGVKEHNYESAMDLLSSLELDRVIEDFSLVNSWVDIKQIIHRYRDISGTNLVTIRDLFRFMLTVKSTTPAIIPSWLGKTVTFCTPIRRCSLKYPRRLALRTSPFRKEKPTKCRKFSNLAAKMDSRWPVRRLEHVAEVIVEALKEKRAANRQ, from the coding sequence ATGGATCTCCGGTTGCTCTATGGAGTTGCTTATAGGCACTCATGGTTTGGTAAATGGGGGTATCGATTCTGCCATGGTAGCTTTGGTGTGAAGGAGCATAACTATGAAAGTGCAATGGATCTTCTCAGCTCCTTGGAGCTTGATCGAGTGATTGAAGATTTCAGTCTTGTTAATTCATGGGTTGATATCAAGCAGATTATCCATCGTTACAGAGATATAAGTGGCACCAATTTAGTTACAATAAGAGACTTATTCAGATTTATGCTTACTGTAAAGTCGACAACTCCTGCCATAATTCCATCATGGCTTGGGAAGACAGTTACCTTCTGCACCCCTATTAGAAGATGTTCTTTGAAATACCCCAGAAGACTTGCTCTCAGGACCAGCCCATTTAGAAAGGAAAAACCCACTAAGTGCAGAAAGTTTTCAAATCTTGCTGCTAAGATGGACAGTAGGTGGCCAGTTAGAAGACTTGAGCATGTTGCAGAAGTCATTGTCGAAGCCTTGAAGGAAAAGAGAGCAGCAAACAGGCAGTAG